The bacterium genome window below encodes:
- a CDS encoding Ig-like domain-containing protein, translated as YLSSAISSLWPSCSATYYDGSTWPTFISALTGSDWSMCIVAAINYTSTTSSDWAALVNWYTDYAKLHFFDWATNYGYSTGLINAMGASSPVTMGFTASHYVWDSGHDIVQGIDPWTLDMHGWGFGVYHERYNWSTASPVTGWTASETANQAGILEAENEEGVITGLYESFIGGGQEQQLWENVLDYMWTGGWIPGEPPYVTSMDPDDGDTGVPVDTDIVFHCVHDIHPVDTDTIVFTVEDTSRRSGGRALGSDSTLAVGRADPRPTGEISGTLGIDATDPKDVLCTFTPDEDLPVDLIRCTVAAGLADNHGHEMPDDFVWTFTTGNYSVEDTTWGAIKAGL; from the coding sequence GAGTATGTGCATCGTCGCCGCGATAAACTACACCAGCACCACCTCCAGCGACTGGGCCGCACTGGTGAACTGGTACACCGACTACGCGAAGCTGCATTTCTTCGATTGGGCCACCAACTACGGCTACTCCACCGGCTTGATCAACGCCATGGGCGCTTCGAGCCCCGTGACCATGGGCTTCACCGCGAGCCATTACGTCTGGGATTCGGGCCACGACATCGTCCAGGGCATTGATCCGTGGACCCTCGATATGCACGGCTGGGGCTTCGGCGTCTACCACGAACGCTACAACTGGAGCACGGCCAGCCCGGTGACCGGCTGGACCGCCTCGGAGACCGCCAACCAGGCCGGTATCCTGGAGGCGGAGAACGAGGAGGGCGTCATCACCGGCCTCTACGAGAGCTTCATCGGCGGCGGCCAGGAGCAGCAGCTTTGGGAAAACGTGCTCGATTATATGTGGACAGGTGGTTGGATACCCGGTGAACCGCCTTACGTGACCAGCATGGACCCCGACGATGGGGACACCGGCGTGCCGGTGGACACGGACATCGTGTTCCACTGTGTGCACGATATACATCCCGTAGACACCGATACGATAGTGTTCACGGTGGAGGACACGTCGCGGCGGTCGGGTGGCAGGGCTCTGGGGTCGGATTCAACCCTGGCGGTGGGCCGGGCCGACCCGCGTCCGACGGGCGAGATTTCGGGGACTCTCGGCATTGACGCCACCGACCCGAAGGACGTCCTGTGCACGTTCACGCCCGACGAGGACCTGCCGGTTGACCTGATAAGGTGCACCGTGGCCGCCGGCCTTGCCGATAACCACGGTCACGAGATGCCCGACGACTTCGTCTGGACCTTCACCACCGGGAATTACAGCGTTGAGGACACCACCTGGGGGGCGATAAAAGCGGGGCTCTGA